The genomic region TCATGTTGTGGTATGTTTATATTCCTATTGTTGGAGGTTTCTGTGATGGAGGcctctatttttgctatcagtatTTCAGTCTTCATTTCAGTATCCTGAAAGATtctcctgtttctctccttccaaacctCCCATATTACTATTGCTGGGCTACAAATCCATAGGTTATGGAAGATGCTATTCTTTTTGATTAATGGCCAATTTCTAAGCCAGTCCTTTAGGTTAGGGATGATGGCTCATGACCAGCCTAATTGTGCCATCAACCAATACCAACATACTTGTGTGTAATTACAGGTTGTGAATAAGTGATCATTTGTTTCCTCATCTTTCTTGCATAAGACACACATTGATGACCCTTAATACCCTCTGAGTTTAAATTGCTCCACTGTGAGAACTTTCCCCTGGAATGCTGCCTAGGCAAAAAAGCCAACTTTTTGTAGTACAAATTTATCCCAACATATTGTGTTCGGGGAGTAGTCTTTGGTTAAGTTTGCCTCCTCATAGATGGTTCTAAAACCCTCTTTGCAGTTATATTGTCCATTCTTTGATTTTGACCATATAAGCTCATCCGACCCAGGTCTGAGAATTAATGTCCCACCTTCTAGTATTTGTAGCAATACTTGATCTTTACTATCCAATAATAGATGAGACATGTCTTTCCATGTCCATCCCGTTATTGATTCAGGTGTCAGGACCATGTAATCCCTTACATGGTTTCCCCATAGGAATTTCATTTGATCTTTAATGTTGTTTGTATCCATTAGACTGTCAATTGAGGGGTGACCACCCCAAGAATCCTCCCAGAACAAAGTTGTTCTGCCATCATGGATATCCCAGGATAGGTACTTCATAATGAGTGTCCAACTTTCTCTTATAAAGTTCCAGATCCTAGATCCCTTGGGGGGATGTGCTTCCCTAAAGATAGCCTCTCATGCTTTTGTGACATATATTTGCTCCTCAGGATTCTAGCCCATTTCACTTCTAAGGATGCATatattctccatgccaattttgcCCCTAAGGCCCTATTTTGCCATAATACTTTCCTTAATCCTGTTCCTCCATCACTCTTTTCCCGACATATCTTTTCCCATGAAAttagtttcattttatttttatcttctACACCATTCCAGTAGAAATCTCGCATAATTTGAGTAAGTTTTTTATATGTTCCTGATGGAAGATGTATACAAGATAGAAGGTATGTAGGCATTGCTGATAATACTGTTTTTATGAGAGTTAATCTACCTGCCCCTGTCAGCCATAAGGCTTTCCATGATGCCAACTTCTTCCTTACTTTTTCAATCAATGGATCCCAGAGTTTGTTTGTTCTGTTGCCTTTGTCTAGGGGCATCCCTAAATATGTTAATGGTAGATGTCCTTTTTTATATCCTAGATATTAAGCTATCCTATGTTCTTCCTGTGGACCTGTATTGAAGAAGAATATTTCTGACTTTTATTTGTTTACCATTTCTCTTGAGGCCATTCCATAGGActgtaatatatttttaatttctttagcTTCCTTTAGCTGTCCTTTTCCTAATATaattgtgtcatccacaaactgttgatggGTACATAGGTCTACTCCACTCGTGATCTATATTCCGGATAGTTTGTTGGACCTTCGTGCTACCTCCAAACTCCTTCCCAGGGCTTCAGACATTATTATGAATAGGAATGGGGATAAAGGGCCCGCTTGTCTGAGTCCTCTGGAGGTTTCAAAAAAGCCTTTCGGTTTCCCACTTAGTAAGACAGAGAACCTAGGGTTTGATATACAAAAGTAGATCCAATTTATCCATTGTTTATTGAATCCAAAGGCTTTCATGCAGCTGAATAGGAagtaccaatccactttgtcataagcctttttgatGTCTAGTTTTAGTAGCATATTGGACTGCCCCTGGATTTGGCAGGAGTGAATGACTTCCTGCACACTAGTGATCCCATCTAAGATAGATCTATTGGGTACAAATCCTGTCTGCTCTTTTGATATTATGATAGGCATCAATATTTTTAATCTATTAGCCATGACTTTAGCTAGTAGCTTGTAGATCATGTTGCATAGCGATATGGGTCTGAACTCATCTCATGTTGAGGGATTCTCTTTCTTTGGGATTAAGGCCAAAAAAGTGTTGTTAATTTCTTTTAAGAATCTTCTGGTATTGTGGGAAAATTCCAATGCATTCGTTACCTCGTCCCCTAAGATGTGTCAGCATTTCTGGAAGAAGCAAGCAGGAAAGCCATCCAGACCAGAGGCTTTATCTCCATGGAATTGATCTAGAGCTGTTTTAACTTCTTCGTGTGTGATTTTGGAGTTTAATATTTTGTTATCATCTTTTGTTATTAGGTTGGGTATATTGTTTGTTAAGATTCTATTGTTGGTGAGTTCTGAATGTTCCCAATTGTTGAGAATATTTTCAAAATACACGATTGCATCATTTGCAATCTAGTCTTGATCCATTATGATCTGGTCGATGTTATTGATGATTTGGGTTATTCTATTTACTGCTCTTTTAATTTTAACACTGTTGTGAAAGAATTTCGTATTCCGATCCCCATCTTCTAACCATGATTCTCGTGATTTTTTCTTCCAATATATCTCTTCTCTTGCTAAGATGCTTTCATATTCACTTAGGAGACTCTTCTCAATTTCATATGTCTCAGAAGTCATCCCATTTTGCATCACATCATAGTTTATTGTCTCTAATTCTTTCTCAAGTCTTGCCTTTTCCTCAAAAATGTTTTTAAATTTCTGTTTGTTCCAATCTAGTAACTTGTGCTTAATTTCTTTCATCTTAGATACCAGACAAAATAATTTTGATCCTACAACATTACTCTCCTTCAACCATTTTTGTATATTGGGGAGGAAGTCTTCGTGTGTAAACCACATTCTCTCGAACTTAAAGGAATATCCCATTCGCTCTGTTTCCCCCATAAGTTCTAAGAGAACCGGGAAGTGATCAGATCTCGACCAGGGTAGCACTGTGGTTTTTAGTTTTGTGTGGAACTTAGTTAGGTATGCCTTAAAGAAGAATCTATCTAATGTTTCTGCGATGTTAGTGAAGTCttttctcctattattccatgtgagGAAGCCAGTTTCTGTTGCAATTTCGAATAAGTTATTGTTATTTATCCAATTAACGAAGTCTCTTTGTGATTGTTTCATGTTTGTATTACCACATCTTTTATCCGATGCATATAATATTGTATTAAAATCACCACCTATGATGATGCGTGATTCCTCCTGCATCCTCAAGAATTGTTCAATTTCCTGCCACACTGATTTCTTCTTTTCTGTTGGGATTGGACCATATACATTAATGATTATAAACTCAAGGTTAAACCTGAGTGTTCTGACCCTGCCAACCATccaattttgcattttggattGGCATGTGAATGCAACCGTACTATTTCTCCACATTATACCTAGTCCTTCTGATGCCCCTGTAGATTCTACTACTTCCATTTGCCATTGATTAAATTTCCTACTGaaattatttatttcattcttacttagttttgtttcttgtattAGAACTAGATCCATGGTAGATTTCAGTATACTTCTCTTAACCAGTCTTTGTTTGTTGGGGGATCccaagcccctgacattccaagtaaGTATGTTTATACCTCTGCCAAGGGAGGGGGAGATTTTCCTAGCCCCAATAATGCTGTTATTTTGGCCTGCCCCTCTGCATCCCCGTCCATCTTTCTTTTGTCTAAGAAAGACTTCCTACCTCTTTTGTTGCTCATGGATTTTCCACAATCAGGAGTTGTTCTTTCACTTCCTGTTTGGATTATACCTCTGATTGATGGACTAATTAGATTATTATCTATTGTTGTGTTATTATCTTCTACCTGCATGTTGATTAATTCCTTGATAATGGAATCTCTTTCCTCAATTTGCATTCAACCCTTCCACCATGGGGGAGTCCTTTAGGTTGGTAAAGGTTGCAGTTATGTCTTCTTGATCCTCTTTATTAGAGTTACCAACCAGAGAGGGTATTCTGTGGATGGGCTGAACTTGTTCTATATTGGGGATATTATCAATCTCTGTCAATTTGGCTGGGGTATCGATGGGTATCTCATCTACATATTCCTCAGCTAATTTCCCCATTAGGTTATCTATAACCTTGTTCAATTCATTTTGAATTTGTTCTTCTTTGTTAAGGGTCTGAATTTCCAGGGTTATGTTACTAATGATTCCCAAGACCGGGGAGGGAGGAGTTGTTGGGGTATTCTCAATCTTTTGCTGTCCAGTGTTTATAATAAAGCCACCCTTATTCATATTAAATTATATGTCTATTTTCCCATTTGGTGTTATATTTATGTCCACATCTGAAGCTTGCGGCTTCTGATAATTAGGTTTTAACTTCTTGCAAAACGCTAGATCTTCTGTCACCTGCCCATTAAACCAGACCGACTTTAGAGTATATGTGTCATCAGTAGTTTCTATAGTTATATTATTTAGATTACCTTTAGCTTTGTTGAATTCTATCAGAATTTTTATGTCTGAGTTCTCCGTCCAATTTTTCTCAACCGTTATGAATTTGCCCAGGGTTTCCCCTATCTCTATAATGATTTTGGCATGCATTAGTTCTACAAGAACATTGTGGATTTCTATCCATTTTGATTCCGTTTCAAATTCAAAGCTTTTGGCATCAAAATTTGGTTGCCAATCTATAAATTTAAAGTTTATGCCTTTATAAAAAACATAATCTTCATGCAGCAGTTTAGCCTTCATATTTTTATCATTGCATTCTATATATATGAAATTGTTGGCCAGGGCTTTTATACTTACCTGGCTGTGGTATTTTGATTTCCACCATTCCACAATTTCTTCTATTGGTAGGTTGTTTCCTCCCCATTTTGCAAAGAGGCCGTGCCCTCTGCAATACTCGCCTAGGGCCTCTGAGTCTGTGGGCAATTTGATTTTGATGGGATTTGAAGTGAGATTTAATGTCGCTAGGGCATCTACTTTTCTTGGGTCTTTGTGGGGCACTTTGTCCCGCTTTGTATCCAGGGTCGTATTGACCAATTTAGGGACATTTGTTGCCCTTCCTTCATTTTCCACGGGTCTACCAAAACTCTTCCCTCTGCTGGTCCAAGGGAACGTTGTTTGCTGCGGTCTCCGGCTAGAATCTCTGGAGTCAGAGTTTGTTCGAGCGCCCAAAGGAATCCTGTTTGCCTTGGTTGCGTAGCTAGGGATTTGTGATGTGATTGGAATCACCCACATTTGTGATTGATCCAATGCCCTTCATTTCTTCATTTCTGTCCTAGCTGCTTGCCTTCTCATATCCACAGTGTTTGAGAGGGTATGTGTCGAAGCATTCCTTGCATATGGTTGCTTCTCCGCCATCTCCCAGACCCTACCCTGGTTTAGATGTTTTTCGCCGTGATATTGGACTGAATGGATTTCATTTGCCCTCGCAGCCCATCTCCTTTATGCCCTAATGGATTTCTTACTTTTCACCAATTCCCAGTTGTGTTCTTGCCATAAGGGAGCcttgccagatgttgtgaccattctGTTAGCAGCTCTCCTCTCTTCGACTACTTTGATGTCCGCATATCTGTATGCTTGCAGAGCCATTtctgttttgattatttatttatttgcattattttattttttaattattaatttaatattatttctaaaTTTTCTCTTTATCTTATTATAATCATTTTACCTTCTTTTACATATGtaataattttattatcttttagctTTGTATTTATTAACTTAATTTTAACtggataataaaataaaataaaatacatgcGAATTAATTGTTTTAGAAAGAATATAATTTACTGACTTTGACGTTTTAACTGCTGCTGCACGGACGTACTTATGTTAGTATTCCTGCAGAACGGATCTCAGGAAGGCATGGACATGACCGGGTGCAAATTATCCCCGGGATAGCCAGTGCCTCCTCTTCGAATGTTAGCGAAAATCAGAGTACGTCTCAAAATGCTTTTCAGGAAATTGGATTTACGTCTGGATCTTACTCAGCAATGACAAATAAGGATCCCTGTGACGTATTTATTAATCATCGGGGACCTGACGTCAAACACAAACTTGCGAGCAATATCTACGATGCTCTTGAGGCCACTGGATTACGCCCTTTTCTTGATGCAGAAAGGCTTGAATCAGACGTGGTCATACAATCAGCAATACAAGAGGCTATGACTAGTGCTTCTCTTCATATTGCTATTTTATCCCACAACTATGCTCAGTCATCCTGGTGTTTGGATGAGTTGTTATTTATGCTCAAAACTGGCACCAAAATCATTCCTATATTCTATCACGTGGAGCCTTCAGACGCCCGATGGGTTATTCAAGGTAAAGGAATCTATGCTGATGCATTTTCTGAGCATGAAAAGAAGGGAAGATTTAGTCCCGAGAAGATCGAGGAGTGGAAAAGGGCGCTTCATGACATTTCGTTTCTCTCCGGCCATGTAGTTAATGACAACATGTGGGTATCAATCAAATGCCATTTTTGCCCTACTTTTTAGTTCTTTCAGATTATGAATTCTCTAATTTGGAAAGATGTATTGCCGTTCACTGAtctgtttttcattttttatctctgTTTTTCATTTTGGTTTTTTATCTCCTTGTAAATGTTTAGGGCTGAAGGGAGGCTGCTAAAGAGTATTTGTAACGAGGCACTGCAGACCAGGGATAGATTTCCCAAGAAAATAGCCAAATTTCTAAGGAGAACGGGCGAATACATGTCTGATCTGTTGGATGAtatagatgaagaatatgaagattCTGAGCAGGACGTTGAAGAGTCTGCTAGAGAAC from Cryptomeria japonica chromosome 3, Sugi_1.0, whole genome shotgun sequence harbors:
- the LOC131037379 gene encoding toll/interleukin-1 receptor-like protein, translated to MTNKDPCDVFINHRGPDVKHKLASNIYDALEATGLRPFLDAERLESDVVIQSAIQEAMTSASLHIAILSHNYAQSSWCLDELLFMLKTGTKIIPIFYHVEPSDARWVIQGKGIYADAFSEHEKKGRFSPEKIEEWKRALHDISFLSGHVVNDNMAEGRLLKSICNEALQTRDRFPKKIAKFLRRTGEYMSDLLDDIDEEYEDSEQDVEESARERSHEISSSMVDRVGDSLSKCLKRIEVSVNVCLDRVATKCVEKVEGSVTKCVDGVEGFVNVYLDKFDKIWR